The Pseudomonas sp. LFM046 region ACCGGGTAACGCCAGGTTGTTCAGGCCTGGCGGAACAGGCCGATCAGGTGCTCGGCGATGGCGCCCTTGATGTTCTCCACGTCCAACCGCGAGTGTTGTTTCAGGCGGGCCACATCGATGCGGTGCAGGGGCAGCGAGGGCATGCGCGCCTCGTACTCGCGCAGGTCGCCCTTGGCCAGGACCGGCAGGAACTGCTGACCACGCGCCTGGTAACGCTGGATCAACAGCTTGAGGCCATCCTGGAAGGGCAATTCGTGCGAAGGGCTCAAGCGGTGTTCGCCGGGGATCTTGAGGTAGAGGCCGGTTTCGCCCAGCACCTCGCCGGGGAGGATGTGGATGCCGGTGGGCAAGACGGCGTCGACGGGAATTTCGTGGAAGGTGTCGTGCCAGGCGCGCTCGTCGGGGAGGATGGTGATGCTGCCGTGCTCCTCCTCCGGCACCACGAAGCTGTAGTTGCTGTAGAGCTTTTCGACAAAGGCCGAGTAGACGCAGAGGCGGTTCTCGAAGCGCAGCAGGAAGTCGATGGCTTCCTGCCGGCTGGTGAGGGCGTCAAGGTCCCAATCCAGGCAGGTCTGGCGTTCCAGTTCGGCCCAGCGGGATTCGGCGGGAAAGGCGTAGTCGAGGCTCATGGTCCTTGCGGTCGGGCAGCGTACCGTTGCTCTAACGCAGAAAACATGCCAATGAATTCAAGCACTTGAATGAGACTTGCGGCACATTTCCCGGCCGTTGACGACACGCCGCCAGTCGCAAACTGCCCAAAAACGTCACCCCGCGACGAGCGTCGCTCCTCTGATCGGTTGAGTCTCAATCGCAACCTTCAACCTGAAGTACAATCGCCTCTTTTTTCAGCGAACCCGGCCAATCGATGATCGATCCCAAGCGCGTACTGCGCGCCCTAGCCGAACACTGGACGTTGCTCGAGCCGCTCTGCGAGCGCTTCGATACCGGCACCTTGAGCCTGGTTGAACTGCGCGTGCAGCTCGCCGGCCAGTTGCCGGAGGGCACGCCCACCGACATCACCGCCCTGCTCGACCTCTGGGTGCGCCTGGACATCCTGGTTCCCGTGGCCAAGAGCCCGAACCGCTTCGAGCTGAACGCGCAGATCCACGACTTCCTCGCCTACCTGCGGCGCGAACACCGCCTGGGCCTGTGCCTGGAGATCGAAGCCTACCTGCGTCACCTGGAGCGCCTCGCCGGCTATATCCAGGAAGCCTTCGAGATTCGCGACGGCAATGACCTGGCCCGCCAGCTGCGCCTGCTCGACATGCGCGTTCGCGACGTACTGAAGAAGCTCGACAACGACGAGCAGGCCCTGGTGGCCGTGGCCGACCGCGCCAAGACCAGCGACCGGCAGATTCCCCTGCGCCAGCGTTATGCCGAAGTGCTGGCCACCTGGGACGAGTATGTCGAGCCGATGATCCAGCTGGTGGCCGCCGATGGCGCCTTCGAGCAAGGCGTGCGCCGCGTCGAGCAGGTGCTGCTGCGCCTGTTGGGCGAACAGCAGCGCCTGGGCCAACTGGTGGACGACGACCTGCTGCTGCGCACCCACGCGCGCATCCTGGAGATGCAGACCAGCGCCCAGCTGACCCTGCGCAAGGCCCGCGAGCTGCTGCTGCCGCTGCGGGAGGAAGCCCGCCGGCACAACGCCGTGACCCGTGGCGCCGCCCTGGCGCTGTCGGTGATCCGCAAGAAGGGCCTGGATGCGGTGCCCCAGGCGGCGATGCCGCTGTTCACCCGCCCCCAGACCACCTTCCTCGGCAGCGGCTCCCAGGTGGAGGCTTACGTCTACGCCCTGGCCCGCTTCCAGCCGAAGCCGGCGCACTTCCCGAAATCCGGCGGCTCGCGCAAGGCCGCCGCGCCCCGTTCGCCGAAGACCGCGCGGGAAATGCTCGACCGCTGCGAGCAGGCCCTGCCGCTGCCGGACCTGATGGTCTGGCTGCTGGAGCAGGAGCCGGAAGGCGCCACCGACGAACTCCTCTACTGGTTCTCGCGACTGTCCCGCGATGCGCGCTTCCAACGCGATCGCCTGGAACGCCGTGAATACCTGACCGCCGAGCACCAGGTCAGCCTGAGCTCCTACGCCCTGATCAAGAGCCCCACCGCTGCGGCCGAGAAGACTTCCTGATGAATATCGACCTGAAAGAAATGACCCAGCTCGCGCCCATCTTCCGCGAGCTGTTCAAGGGCTATCACCTCTCCCGCAGCGAGCCGGAGTGCTACGCCCAGCTGTCCACCATGCAGGACCAGTACCGCGCCCTGTTCAAGGCGCTCGGTTTCGAGCTGGTCTGCGATCCGCGCGGCTTCTACTACTTCGTGCCCGAGCAGATGGGCGCCCAGGTGAACAAGACCGCCCAGCGCCTGGCGCTGTTCACCTTCATCCTGGTGGAACACCTGGCCGACCAGGGCCGCGACCCGCTGTCGGTCCTCGATGGCGGCAGCATCGGCCGCGACGAGCTGCCGGCCCTGCTGGAGAAGTACCGCGACCTGTTCATGCAGGCCGAAGTGACCACTCACGAAGAGCTGGAAGAGAAGGTGATCCGTCGCCTGACCCAGCTCGGTTTCGCCGAGGACAGCAACGGCGTGTACCGCTTCCTGCCGCCCATGCACCGCTTCCTCGATGTGTGCCTGGCCGTGCAGCACGACCGCGACCTGGCCGCCAGCCTGCACAGCACAGACCTGGAGCTGCGCGCCCCGGTGCTGATGGATGACGACAGCGGCGACGCCATCATCCCCATCGAAACCGCTGAAATCGGCGAAGCTGCCGACGAGTCCGAAGAAGACGCCCTGGCCCGCGCCATGGCTGAAGAACGCGCAGCCCAGGAGGAAGACGCATGAGCCAGGAACGCTACGGCATCCGCCGCTTCGCCCTGCTGAACACCGCCGGATACAGCCTGGGCCTGTTCCCGCTGGAAACCCCGCTGTCGATCTACGGCGCCAACAACCTCGGCAAGTCGGCCTCGATCAACGCGCTGCAGTTCCCGATCCTGGCGCGCATGTCGGACATGAGCTTCGGCAAGTACAGCCTGGAGCAGTCGCGCAAGTTCTACTTCGCCACCGACACCAGCTACATCCTCGTCGAAGTTTCCCTGCCCCACGGCCCCCACGTGATCGGCGTGGCCGGTCGCGGCCCGGGTGGCGGCTTCGGCCACCAGTTCTTCGCCTACCGTGGCGAGCTCGACCTGGACCATTACCAGCGCGACGGCACCTGCCTGCGTCAGCGCGAGCTGTTCAACAACCTGGAGCGCGAGGGCATCAAGGCCTACGAGCTCAAGCCCGATGAACTGCGCCGCCTGCTGGTGGGTGGTCACACGTCCATTCCGCTGGACCTGACCCTGATCCCGCTGCGCTCCACCAGCGAGCAGAGCCTGAAGACCTTCCGCTCGCTGTTCATCAACCTGCTGCACATGCGTGAGATCACCGCGGCCAAGCTCAAGCAGCTGTTCCTCGATGCCTTCGAGCACAGCCTGCGCTCGGGCAGCGTGGACTACATCGCTGCCTGCGAAGAAGCCTTCCGCGACGTACGCCGTATGGAGCAGGACTACCAGGCCCTGGTGGCGGCCGGTCCGCTGGTGGAAGCCCTGGCCAATGGCGTGGCCCAGCGCGAGGTCCTGCGCGGCAAGCTGCACCGCATCTCCCCGCTGCTGGACTCCCTGCTGGGCACCTGGCAGGACTACGCCGGTGCGCGCAAGGAAGAGCTGGTGATCCAGGCTGAGCACTACCGCGGCGAGCAGGATGGCCTGCAGAACGAGCAGCGTGGCGGCACCCAGGAAATGATGCGCCTGGAGCGCGCCATCACCGAGAACCAGCGCTGGCTGGGTGAACTCGCGGTGCTGAAGAACCGC contains the following coding sequences:
- the mksB gene encoding Mks condensin complex protein MksB, which translates into the protein MIDPKRVLRALAEHWTLLEPLCERFDTGTLSLVELRVQLAGQLPEGTPTDITALLDLWVRLDILVPVAKSPNRFELNAQIHDFLAYLRREHRLGLCLEIEAYLRHLERLAGYIQEAFEIRDGNDLARQLRLLDMRVRDVLKKLDNDEQALVAVADRAKTSDRQIPLRQRYAEVLATWDEYVEPMIQLVAADGAFEQGVRRVEQVLLRLLGEQQRLGQLVDDDLLLRTHARILEMQTSAQLTLRKARELLLPLREEARRHNAVTRGAALALSVIRKKGLDAVPQAAMPLFTRPQTTFLGSGSQVEAYVYALARFQPKPAHFPKSGGSRKAAAPRSPKTAREMLDRCEQALPLPDLMVWLLEQEPEGATDELLYWFSRLSRDARFQRDRLERREYLTAEHQVSLSSYALIKSPTAAAEKTS
- the mksE gene encoding Mks condensin complex protein MksE, with product MNIDLKEMTQLAPIFRELFKGYHLSRSEPECYAQLSTMQDQYRALFKALGFELVCDPRGFYYFVPEQMGAQVNKTAQRLALFTFILVEHLADQGRDPLSVLDGGSIGRDELPALLEKYRDLFMQAEVTTHEELEEKVIRRLTQLGFAEDSNGVYRFLPPMHRFLDVCLAVQHDRDLAASLHSTDLELRAPVLMDDDSGDAIIPIETAEIGEAADESEEDALARAMAEERAAQEEDA